The Caulobacter sp. FWC26 genome contains a region encoding:
- a CDS encoding transglutaminase family protein yields MRFDIEASLTYDFPAPCEVLLLVEASHGHGQTVLAEALTFWPPVTATRIDDAVTGERRTVFTATGRVNALYRATVEVAPSEHDFLNAPELAIHHLPGDTLAYLRTSRYSPSDRLMRFVEREFGALSGGTKVAAIVAWIASHIDYQANVSHSATTAVDTFIDRAGVCRDFSNLMVALCRAANVPARAVSAYAWGLDPPDLHAVAEVYLGGRWWLIDATGMARTESLVRVATGRDAADIAFMTIFGSAALCEQHFKIARMDG; encoded by the coding sequence ATGCGCTTCGACATTGAAGCTTCGCTGACCTACGACTTTCCAGCGCCTTGCGAGGTGTTACTCTTGGTTGAGGCCTCGCACGGGCATGGGCAGACGGTATTGGCCGAGGCCCTAACGTTCTGGCCGCCTGTCACAGCGACGCGTATCGACGACGCCGTGACTGGTGAGCGCCGAACAGTGTTTACGGCGACGGGCCGTGTAAACGCGCTCTATCGCGCAACCGTAGAGGTCGCGCCCTCGGAACACGATTTCCTCAACGCCCCTGAGTTAGCGATCCATCACCTGCCGGGCGACACGCTAGCCTATCTTCGCACAAGCCGTTACAGCCCCTCGGATCGCCTCATGCGGTTTGTCGAGCGGGAGTTCGGCGCGTTGAGCGGCGGGACCAAGGTGGCGGCGATCGTCGCTTGGATCGCCAGTCACATCGACTATCAGGCCAACGTCAGCCACTCGGCGACAACGGCTGTCGACACCTTCATCGACCGCGCCGGCGTTTGCCGTGACTTCAGCAACCTGATGGTTGCGCTTTGCCGCGCGGCCAATGTTCCAGCGCGGGCCGTGAGCGCCTATGCCTGGGGTCTGGACCCGCCCGACCTGCACGCCGTCGCCGAGGTCTATCTGGGCGGTCGCTGGTGGCTGATTGACGCCACCGGCATGGCGCGCACCGAAAGCTTAGTCCGCGTCGCGACCGGGCGGGACGCGGCCGACATCGCCTTCATGACCATCTTTGGAAGCGCGGCCCTTTGTGAGCAACACTTCAAGATCGCCAGGATGGACGGATAG